One window from the genome of Mumia sp. ZJ1417 encodes:
- the thiE gene encoding thiamine phosphate synthase, which produces MVGPAGDVRLYLVTGAVPGRADVVDVVADAVDGGVTTVQLRDKAATTDDRVRLAARIAERVGARASFVLNDDLSAARAVPGAGLHVGPDDLHPARVREVLGDDVVVGWSLHRVEQLDDEEALAACSYLAVSPVWPTPTKTDTTAPWGLDGVRRLRDLVPPDLPLVAIGGISASNAASVIDAGADGICVVSAICAAPAPRAAARTLRDIVDTALAARPEAQL; this is translated from the coding sequence ATGGTCGGCCCGGCTGGAGACGTCCGTCTCTATCTCGTCACCGGGGCGGTGCCTGGCCGCGCTGACGTCGTCGACGTCGTCGCTGACGCGGTCGACGGAGGAGTGACGACCGTCCAGCTCCGCGACAAGGCAGCGACGACCGACGACCGCGTCCGACTCGCGGCACGGATCGCCGAGCGGGTCGGTGCCCGGGCGTCGTTCGTCCTCAACGACGACCTCTCGGCGGCGCGTGCTGTCCCTGGTGCCGGTCTCCACGTGGGCCCGGACGACCTCCACCCCGCCCGAGTGCGGGAGGTGCTCGGCGACGACGTCGTGGTCGGGTGGTCGCTGCACCGCGTCGAGCAGCTCGACGACGAGGAGGCGCTCGCCGCGTGCAGCTATCTCGCGGTGAGCCCGGTGTGGCCGACGCCGACGAAGACCGACACGACGGCGCCGTGGGGACTCGACGGCGTACGCCGCCTGCGCGACCTCGTACCCCCCGATCTGCCGCTCGTCGCGATCGGCGGCATCTCCGCGTCGAACGCCGCGTCGGTCATCGACGCCGGCGCCGACGGCATCTGCGTCGTCTCCGCGATCTGCGCGGCGCCCGCTCCGCGCGCAGCCGCCCGTACGCTGCGCGACATCGTCGACACCGCCCTCGCCGCCCGCCCGGAGGCCCAGCTGTGA
- the thiD gene encoding bifunctional hydroxymethylpyrimidine kinase/phosphomethylpyrimidine kinase, whose translation MSTVPVMLSIAGSDPSGGAGIQADLKTASALGVYGAAALTALTVQNTRGVTGIHAVPPDFVADQVRAVLDDLEVGAIKIGMLGTADVVVAVAEVLRTADLPVVLDPVMVATSGDRLVPVDTIDAIRTTLLPLVAVVTPNVPEAAVLVGAEEATDVAGLGAAALALRERGAAAVLVKGGHLGGTESVDVLADAEGVRSYAAPRIDTPNTHGTGCSLSSAIASGLALGMPLRDAVAMAKDYLTGALRSGETHSVGHGHGPIDHLWRTRG comes from the coding sequence GTGAGCACCGTGCCCGTCATGCTGTCGATCGCCGGCTCCGACCCGTCGGGGGGTGCGGGCATCCAGGCCGACCTCAAGACCGCGTCCGCCCTGGGCGTGTACGGGGCCGCGGCGTTGACGGCGCTGACCGTCCAGAACACCCGTGGCGTCACCGGCATCCACGCCGTGCCACCGGACTTCGTGGCAGACCAGGTCCGGGCGGTCCTCGACGACCTCGAGGTGGGCGCGATCAAGATCGGCATGCTCGGGACCGCCGACGTGGTCGTTGCGGTGGCGGAGGTGCTCCGTACCGCTGACCTGCCGGTCGTGCTCGATCCGGTGATGGTGGCGACTTCGGGTGACCGGCTGGTCCCCGTCGACACGATCGACGCGATCCGGACGACACTCCTGCCGCTGGTCGCGGTCGTCACGCCCAACGTGCCCGAGGCGGCGGTGCTCGTGGGGGCCGAGGAGGCGACCGACGTCGCTGGCCTCGGGGCGGCGGCGCTCGCCCTGCGGGAGAGAGGCGCCGCGGCGGTGCTGGTCAAGGGCGGCCACCTCGGCGGCACCGAGAGCGTGGACGTGCTGGCTGACGCCGAGGGTGTGCGGTCGTACGCGGCGCCGCGCATCGACACCCCGAACACGCACGGCACCGGGTGCTCGTTGTCGTCGGCGATCGCCTCCGGGCTCGCGCTCGGGATGCCGTTGCGGGACGCCGTCGCGATGGCCAAGGACTATCTCACCGGTGCGCTGCGCAGCGGTGAGACGCACTCCGTCGGGCACGGTCACGGTCCGATCGACCACCTGTGGAGGACACGCGGATGA
- a CDS encoding TenA family protein produces MTFSEEAWKHVASWYDAILAHPFVAGLADGTLPEDVFARYLLDDAHYLTSYGSTLAMLAARAGDPALSAGLAHAAAEAVEAERLMHEEFLVPRGLDPDGPDAAEPTPTCRAYAGTLLADAAYAPVEVGLAGVLPCFRVYLEVGRAIAAQATDPAHPYRAWIDTYSDPAFDAAVTRAEGWTDRLAEAATPERRTEMLAAYARATRFEWMFWDASWRGETWPTA; encoded by the coding sequence ATGACGTTCTCCGAGGAGGCGTGGAAGCACGTCGCCAGCTGGTACGACGCGATCCTCGCGCACCCGTTCGTCGCGGGCCTGGCGGACGGCACGCTGCCGGAGGACGTGTTCGCGCGCTACCTGCTCGACGACGCCCACTACTTGACGTCGTACGGCAGCACGCTCGCGATGCTGGCGGCGCGTGCGGGCGATCCGGCGCTGTCGGCGGGGCTCGCGCATGCGGCTGCCGAGGCGGTCGAGGCAGAGCGGCTGATGCATGAGGAGTTCCTCGTGCCCCGCGGACTCGATCCTGACGGCCCGGACGCCGCTGAGCCGACGCCGACCTGTCGGGCGTATGCCGGCACGCTGCTCGCGGATGCCGCGTACGCGCCGGTCGAGGTCGGGCTTGCGGGAGTGCTGCCCTGCTTCCGCGTCTATCTGGAAGTGGGGCGCGCGATCGCTGCGCAGGCGACCGATCCGGCGCATCCGTACCGCGCTTGGATCGACACCTACTCCGACCCCGCCTTCGACGCCGCCGTCACACGTGCAGAGGGGTGGACCGATCGCCTCGCAGAGGCGGCGACGCCCGAGCGCCGTACGGAGATGCTTGCCGCATACGCGCGGGCGACGCGGTTCGAGTGGATGTTCTGGGACGCCTCCTGGCGCGGAGAGACCTGGCCGACGGCCTGA
- a CDS encoding RNA polymerase sigma factor: MNPDPAREERFRELYAAHFDALLAYAVRRTRHPDDAADLVAETFLVAWRRMDAMPAGEDSRLWLYVVARHVRSNAERSGRRRERLGELLRQQLTDAFTPDPANHVTERAAVRAALQRLAAGDRELLMLSAWEGLEPREIAHVLDISPTAVRTRLSRARRRLRDALGDADPVAGHEMSIRTVPSPEEGS, from the coding sequence ATGAACCCCGACCCGGCTCGCGAGGAGCGCTTTCGCGAGCTCTACGCCGCCCACTTCGACGCGCTCCTCGCGTACGCCGTACGCCGCACGCGCCACCCTGACGATGCTGCCGACCTCGTCGCGGAGACGTTCCTCGTCGCCTGGCGGCGCATGGACGCGATGCCGGCCGGGGAGGACAGCCGCCTGTGGCTGTACGTGGTCGCCCGCCACGTCCGCTCCAACGCCGAACGCAGCGGGCGGCGCCGCGAGCGCCTCGGCGAGCTACTGCGTCAGCAGCTGACGGACGCGTTCACTCCCGACCCTGCCAACCATGTCACCGAGCGCGCAGCCGTACGCGCTGCCCTGCAACGACTGGCAGCAGGCGACCGCGAGCTCCTGATGCTGTCGGCATGGGAGGGTCTCGAGCCCCGCGAGATCGCCCACGTCCTCGACATCAGCCCCACCGCCGTACGGACCCGTCTGTCGCGCGCCCGCCGAAGGCTCCGCGATGCCCTCGGTGACGCCGACCCCGTTGCCGGACACGAGATGAGCATCCGCACCGTACCCAGTCCCGAGGAGGGATCATGA
- the ilvC gene encoding ketol-acid reductoisomerase: MPELFYDDDADLGVIQGRSVAVLGYGSQGHAHALSLRDSGVDVRVGLPEGSKSRAKAEAEGLRVLTPAEAVAEADVIVVLAPDPAQRSLYAEAIEPNLNDGDALIFGHGFNIRYGYVKPPAGVDVGMIAPKGPGHLVRREYVEGRGVPVLVAVEQDATGNAWPLVLSYAKAIGGLRAGGIKTTFTEETETDLFGEQAVLCGGVSALVQAGFETLTEAGYQPEVAYFECLHELKLIVDLMYEGGIAKQRWSVSDTAEYGDYVSGPRVVDARVKDNMKAVLDDIKNGAFAERFIADQDAGAPEFKKLRAEGEQHPIEATGRELRKLMSWVKSADDDYTEGTAAR, encoded by the coding sequence GTGCCTGAGCTGTTCTACGATGACGACGCCGACCTGGGCGTGATCCAAGGCCGCAGCGTGGCCGTCCTCGGCTACGGCAGCCAGGGCCACGCCCACGCGCTGTCGCTGCGCGACTCCGGCGTCGACGTCCGCGTCGGCCTGCCCGAGGGATCGAAGAGCCGCGCCAAGGCCGAGGCCGAGGGCCTGCGTGTCCTCACGCCCGCCGAGGCCGTCGCCGAGGCCGACGTCATCGTCGTCCTCGCACCAGACCCGGCCCAGCGCTCGCTGTATGCCGAGGCCATCGAGCCGAACCTCAACGACGGCGACGCGCTGATCTTCGGCCACGGCTTCAACATCCGCTACGGCTACGTGAAGCCGCCGGCCGGTGTCGACGTCGGCATGATCGCGCCGAAGGGCCCCGGTCACCTGGTCCGCCGCGAGTACGTCGAGGGTCGAGGTGTCCCCGTGCTCGTCGCCGTCGAGCAGGACGCGACCGGCAACGCCTGGCCGCTGGTCCTCTCGTACGCCAAGGCGATCGGCGGCCTGCGCGCCGGCGGCATCAAGACGACCTTCACCGAGGAGACCGAGACCGATCTCTTCGGCGAGCAGGCCGTCCTCTGCGGCGGCGTGTCCGCGCTGGTCCAGGCGGGCTTCGAGACGCTGACCGAGGCTGGCTACCAGCCGGAGGTCGCCTACTTCGAGTGCCTCCACGAGCTGAAGCTGATCGTCGACCTCATGTACGAGGGCGGCATCGCCAAGCAGCGTTGGTCGGTCTCCGACACCGCCGAGTACGGCGACTACGTGTCGGGCCCGCGGGTCGTCGACGCGCGTGTCAAGGACAACATGAAGGCCGTCCTGGACGACATCAAGAACGGCGCGTTCGCCGAGCGCTTCATCGCCGACCAGGACGCCGGTGCGCCGGAGTTCAAGAAGCTCCGTGCCGAGGGCGAGCAGCACCCGATCGAGGCCACAGGCCGCGAGCTGCGCAAGCTCATGTCGTGGGTCAAGAGCGCCGACGACGACTACACCGAGGGCACCGCAGCGCGCTGA
- the thiM gene encoding hydroxyethylthiazole kinase has protein sequence MLDPRTAAHVHDQLRAQGPLVQVITNYVSMDIAANLLNAAGASPAMVHDAREAGEFAGIAQAVVANIGTLSPPWVDGMLAAVEVASASGKPWILDPVAVGATAYRRESVAALIEHRPTVIRGNASEILAIATSTGAGRGVDADADTADVRTDAEALASKLETVVAMTGAVDIVTDGTRTAEIRGGDARAPMITALGCSASALVGAACAVHDDAFEASASALAILTAAVEQAAPLAEGPGSLRWRLLDALSTLSSDAVAEVVAR, from the coding sequence ATGCTCGATCCACGTACTGCTGCCCACGTCCACGACCAGCTCCGGGCGCAGGGCCCGCTGGTGCAGGTCATCACGAACTATGTGTCGATGGACATCGCCGCGAACCTGCTGAACGCCGCAGGCGCGTCGCCGGCGATGGTCCATGACGCCCGCGAGGCCGGTGAGTTCGCCGGCATCGCCCAGGCCGTCGTCGCCAACATCGGCACGCTCTCCCCGCCATGGGTCGACGGCATGCTCGCCGCGGTCGAGGTTGCCTCGGCCTCCGGCAAGCCCTGGATCCTCGACCCGGTCGCGGTCGGTGCCACCGCCTACCGGCGCGAGTCCGTCGCCGCCCTGATCGAGCACCGGCCGACCGTGATCCGGGGCAACGCGAGCGAGATCCTCGCGATCGCGACATCGACGGGCGCCGGGCGCGGGGTCGACGCTGATGCCGACACCGCCGACGTGCGTACGGACGCCGAGGCGCTGGCCTCCAAGCTCGAGACCGTGGTCGCGATGACCGGCGCCGTCGACATCGTCACCGACGGCACCCGTACGGCCGAGATCCGCGGCGGCGACGCGAGGGCGCCGATGATCACGGCGCTCGGGTGCTCGGCGAGCGCCCTGGTTGGTGCGGCGTGCGCGGTGCACGACGACGCGTTCGAGGCGTCGGCGAGTGCGCTGGCGATCCTGACGGCCGCGGTCGAGCAGGCCGCGCCGCTCGCCGAGGGGCCCGGCTCGCTGCGCTGGCGGCTGCTGGACGCGCTGTCCACGCTGTCGTCCGACGCGGTCGCCGAGGTCGTCGCGCGCTGA
- a CDS encoding PLP-dependent aminotransferase family protein, which yields MATANLSASRLHALLDLAPEDPPGYRELADLVRLLVLDGRIPAGTRLPSERELTAALPVSRTTVTRAYGVLREAGLLVSRRGSGSVVALPRGTRPPYMPPAGSSMVGWTIAAGQAAPGVGLAYGRALEQLPEYLAQTGYETVGVPVLRELVAQRYAERGLPTDPDQILITSGAQSALNLVARTLATRGDRVAVESPTYPNAIDSLRRSGLRVVGVPHDGHRLDLDALAAAVRAAPVAWAYLIPDFQNPTGALMDDVTRHEVASILRRSTTTPIVDETMAELALDVDERAMPVPLAAHHPGAITLGSASKTFWGGLRIGWIRAPHAVVPRLVAARETFDIGTPVLEQLAVAELLRVREELLDGRRERLRARREELTAALRERLPDWGLNSPVGGLSLWIRLPSRASSRLAVAAEAHDLLLTAGPRFFPDGGGETSLRLPYARTAEHLADAVDRLALAWETVLAGRATPTAPPRRRPALTA from the coding sequence ATGGCCACCGCCAATCTCTCCGCCAGCCGCTTGCACGCGCTGCTCGACCTTGCTCCAGAGGACCCTCCGGGCTATCGCGAGCTGGCCGACCTCGTCCGGCTCCTCGTCCTGGACGGACGCATCCCTGCCGGGACCCGCCTGCCGAGCGAGCGTGAGCTCACCGCCGCACTCCCCGTCAGCCGCACGACGGTCACCCGCGCGTACGGGGTTCTGCGCGAGGCCGGGCTGCTGGTCTCGCGCCGCGGCTCGGGAAGCGTCGTCGCCCTCCCCCGCGGCACCCGCCCTCCATACATGCCTCCCGCCGGTTCGAGCATGGTCGGCTGGACGATCGCCGCCGGCCAGGCCGCCCCGGGAGTCGGGCTGGCGTACGGGCGCGCGCTGGAGCAGCTCCCGGAGTACCTCGCGCAGACCGGGTACGAGACGGTCGGCGTGCCGGTGCTGCGCGAGCTGGTCGCGCAGCGCTATGCCGAGCGCGGGCTGCCGACCGATCCCGACCAGATCCTCATCACCTCCGGCGCACAGTCGGCGCTCAACCTCGTCGCCCGTACCCTCGCCACGCGGGGCGACCGGGTCGCGGTGGAGAGCCCGACCTACCCCAACGCGATCGACTCGTTGCGCCGGAGTGGCCTGCGCGTCGTCGGGGTCCCGCACGACGGCCACCGGCTCGACCTCGATGCGCTGGCGGCAGCCGTACGGGCGGCTCCGGTCGCCTGGGCGTACCTGATCCCCGACTTCCAGAACCCGACCGGCGCCCTCATGGACGACGTCACGCGTCACGAGGTGGCATCGATCCTGCGTCGCTCGACGACCACGCCGATCGTCGACGAGACCATGGCCGAGCTCGCCCTTGACGTCGACGAGCGTGCGATGCCGGTCCCGCTAGCCGCGCACCATCCCGGCGCGATCACCCTCGGGTCCGCGAGCAAGACGTTCTGGGGAGGGCTGCGCATCGGGTGGATCCGCGCACCGCATGCGGTCGTCCCACGACTCGTCGCGGCGCGCGAGACGTTCGACATCGGGACGCCGGTGCTCGAGCAGCTGGCGGTCGCCGAGCTGCTGCGCGTCCGCGAGGAGCTGCTCGACGGCCGGCGCGAACGGCTCCGCGCACGGCGCGAGGAGCTCACCGCGGCGCTGCGCGAGCGCCTTCCGGACTGGGGGCTCAACTCCCCCGTCGGTGGCCTGTCGCTGTGGATCCGCCTGCCCTCGCGTGCGTCGAGCCGCCTCGCGGTCGCTGCGGAAGCGCATGACCTGCTGCTCACTGCGGGGCCACGGTTCTTCCCCGACGGGGGCGGCGAGACCTCGCTGCGGCTCCCGTACGCCCGCACCGCCGAGCACCTCGCGGACGCCGTCGACCGCCTCGCGCTCGCGTGGGAGACGGTGCTCGCTGGCCGCGCGACACCGACGGCACCGCCTCGCCGCCGCCCCGCGCTGACGGCGTAG